From the Pseudomonadota bacterium genome, one window contains:
- a CDS encoding stilbene synthase — MFLSGLGTAAPPQRYSQAQCWEAFRTCEHYRRLGRRAQVLVEQVLLGDNGIAARHLVPAELHELFDINPDTLHRRFAEHAPSLATEAALRALDDAGLTAGQVDAVIASTCTGYLCPGIASYLIEGLDLCPEVLAFDLVGQGCAAALPNWSMAEALLSAGRARHVLSVCVEVSSAAMYVDDDPGVLISGCLFGDGAGAALLSARPPAGRRRIAWQKGGSLTDPGRRELLRFEQRGGMLRNILTRPVPQLAARYAAEVLGRVLKAEDVAREEIGAWIWHAGGRDVLSALQERLGLSEEQLKYSRAMLAEYGNLSSAFVYFVLEAALRDPAPGGLWWMSSFGAGFSCHGALLRVD, encoded by the coding sequence GTGTTCCTTAGCGGGCTCGGGACGGCGGCGCCGCCGCAGCGCTACAGCCAGGCCCAGTGCTGGGAGGCGTTCCGGACCTGCGAGCATTACCGCCGCCTGGGCCGCCGGGCGCAGGTCCTGGTCGAGCAGGTGCTGTTGGGCGACAACGGGATCGCGGCGCGCCATCTGGTCCCGGCCGAGCTCCACGAACTCTTCGACATCAACCCCGACACGCTGCACCGGCGCTTCGCCGAGCATGCCCCGAGCCTCGCCACCGAAGCCGCTCTGCGTGCGCTCGACGATGCCGGCCTGACGGCGGGACAGGTGGATGCGGTGATCGCGAGCACCTGCACCGGCTACCTGTGTCCCGGCATCGCGAGCTATCTCATCGAGGGTCTGGACCTCTGCCCCGAGGTGCTGGCCTTCGACCTCGTGGGGCAAGGCTGCGCGGCGGCCCTCCCCAACTGGTCCATGGCCGAGGCCCTGCTATCGGCAGGGCGCGCCCGGCACGTGCTATCCGTGTGTGTCGAGGTCTCGAGCGCGGCGATGTACGTCGATGACGACCCGGGCGTGCTCATCAGCGGCTGTCTCTTCGGTGATGGTGCCGGCGCGGCGCTGCTTTCGGCGCGGCCTCCCGCCGGCCGGCGGCGCATCGCCTGGCAGAAAGGGGGTTCCCTGACCGATCCGGGCCGCCGCGAGCTCCTGCGCTTCGAGCAACGCGGCGGCATGCTGCGCAATATCCTGACCCGTCCGGTGCCGCAGCTCGCGGCCCGCTATGCGGCCGAGGTGCTCGGGCGGGTGCTGAAGGCGGAGGACGTCGCTCGCGAGGAGATCGGCGCCTGGATATGGCATGCCGGCGGGCGCGACGTCCTCTCCGCGCTGCAGGAGCGGCTGGGGCTCTCGGAGGAACAGCTAAAGTACAGCCGCGCGATGCTGGCCGAGTACGGCAATCTCAGCAGCGCCTTCGTGTACTTCGTCCTCGAAGCGGCGCTCCGGGACCCGGCCCCGGGCGGGCTCTGGTGGATGTCGTCCTTCGGCGCCGGCTTCAGTTGCCACGGCGCTTTGTTACGGGTGGATTGA